A window of the Gammaproteobacteria bacterium genome harbors these coding sequences:
- a CDS encoding DUF971 domain-containing protein — translation MAKIAPKEIQLHTKSRMLEIRFEDGAHFELPCEYLRVYSPSAEVQGHGPGQEVLQIGKEDVTITAVEPVGNYAVKLVFDDGHDSGLYSWDTLYSLGANQEENWRHYLNRLRESGHDRQTQAH, via the coding sequence ATGGCAAAGATTGCCCCCAAAGAGATTCAACTGCACACGAAATCGAGGATGCTCGAGATCCGGTTCGAGGACGGTGCGCATTTCGAACTGCCCTGCGAATACCTGCGTGTGTATTCTCCATCCGCCGAGGTCCAGGGACATGGTCCGGGTCAGGAAGTGCTGCAGATCGGGAAGGAGGACGTCACTATCACCGCCGTTGAACCGGTCGGCAACTACGCCGTCAAGCTGGTTTTCGACGACGGGCACGACTCCGGGCTGTACTCCTGGGACACCCTCTATTCCCTGGGGGCGAACCAGGAGGAAAACTGGCGTCACTACCTGAACCGACTCCGCGAGTCGGGGCACGACCGACAGACACAGGCCCACTGA
- the ubiE gene encoding bifunctional demethylmenaquinone methyltransferase/2-methoxy-6-polyprenyl-1,4-benzoquinol methylase UbiE produces the protein MSDKNDKRPETTHFGYRRVPATEKAGRVAEVFHSVAQRYDLMNDMMSFGIHRIWKRYTLEIAAPRPGERILDLAGGTGDLAANFARRVGADGRVVLCDINASMLEVGRTRLTDRGIAGNLSYVQADAERLPFAEGSFDCVTIAFGLRNVTHKDIALRSMLRVLRPGGRALVLEFSRPARWLSPFYDWYSFNVLPRLGSAVAGDAASYRYLAESIRKHPDQDSLLAQMREAGFTNSDYFNLSAGIVALHRGYRP, from the coding sequence ATGAGCGATAAGAACGACAAGCGACCGGAGACGACGCATTTCGGGTATCGGCGCGTGCCCGCCACGGAAAAGGCCGGCAGGGTGGCGGAGGTGTTTCATTCGGTCGCCCAGCGTTATGACCTGATGAACGACATGATGTCGTTCGGTATTCACCGGATATGGAAACGCTACACCCTGGAGATTGCCGCGCCACGACCCGGCGAGCGCATCCTCGACCTGGCCGGCGGTACGGGTGATCTCGCCGCCAATTTCGCCAGACGCGTCGGCGCCGACGGTCGGGTCGTTCTATGCGATATCAACGCATCGATGCTGGAGGTCGGCCGCACCCGGTTGACCGACCGAGGGATCGCGGGCAACCTCAGTTATGTCCAGGCCGACGCCGAGCGACTGCCCTTCGCCGAGGGAAGTTTCGACTGCGTCACCATCGCCTTCGGATTGCGCAACGTGACCCACAAGGATATCGCGCTACGTTCCATGCTGCGCGTGCTCAGGCCCGGCGGGCGAGCGCTGGTACTGGAGTTCTCCAGACCGGCTCGTTGGCTCTCGCCCTTTTACGACTGGTATTCGTTCAACGTCCTGCCGCGCCTGGGCAGCGCCGTAGCCGGGGATGCCGCAAGCTACCGGTATCTGGCCGAGTCGATCCGCAAACACCCCGATCAGGACTCGTTGCTGGCGCAGATGCGCGAGGCCGGATTCACCAATAGCGATTACTTCAACCTCAGCGCCGGGATCGTCGCCCTGCACCGGGGATATCGGCCGTGA
- a CDS encoding SCP2 sterol-binding domain-containing protein, translating to MILPGPVCDVLTAAIDAWLALDPDARGRLAPLAGWQVEIEITGLDLRFCIAPLESGLRILPSCIGEPDARISGPPMALFRAGAAGEDSAAAVSRGELTISGNVEVARDLEALLRAIDIDWEELLARRVGDVPAHQVGNVARGLTGWGRRVGNSLRADVSDYLREESGLLPTRIEIDAFMDEVDALRSDADRLEARVERIVMGRTEDRGH from the coding sequence GTGATTCTGCCCGGCCCCGTCTGTGATGTCCTGACGGCCGCGATCGACGCGTGGCTCGCCCTGGATCCGGATGCACGCGGACGGCTGGCGCCGCTGGCCGGGTGGCAGGTGGAAATCGAGATCACCGGGCTTGATCTGAGGTTCTGCATCGCACCGCTGGAAAGCGGACTACGTATCCTTCCCAGTTGCATCGGGGAGCCCGACGCCAGGATCTCCGGCCCCCCGATGGCGCTTTTCCGCGCGGGTGCGGCGGGTGAGGACAGCGCGGCCGCCGTCAGCCGGGGCGAACTCACGATCAGCGGTAATGTCGAGGTGGCGCGAGACCTGGAGGCGTTGCTGCGTGCGATCGACATCGACTGGGAAGAGCTGCTCGCCAGGCGCGTCGGAGACGTACCGGCACATCAGGTGGGAAACGTGGCGCGGGGCCTGACGGGCTGGGGCAGGCGGGTTGGCAACTCCCTGCGCGCCGATGTCTCGGACTATCTCAGGGAGGAGTCCGGGTTGTTGCCGACGCGAATCGAGATCGACGCCTTCATGGACGAGGTAGACGCCCTTCGCAGTGACGCAGATCGTCTGGAGGCCCGGGTCGAGCGGATCGTGATGGGCCGCACGGAAGATCGCGGGCACTGA
- the dapF gene encoding diaminopimelate epimerase, with translation MPPRQERLRFTKMHGLGNDFVVIDAIRQSVPVDPDKLRHIADRHFGVGCDQILMVEPARHPGLDFRYRIFNADGGEVEQCGNGARCFARYVIDQGLTQSHILNVETAAGDIQLRIEDDGRVTVDMGRPRLDPAQIPFVAPKQAKVYPLSIGDEALEISAVSMGNPHAVVVVEDLDRAPVARWGPMIEHHTRFPARVNAGFLQILRRDLVRLRVYERGAGETLACGTGACAAVVAGRIRGLLDARVEVSLPGGSLSIVWEDERSPVMMTGPATIVFEGVIAL, from the coding sequence ATGCCCCCGCGACAGGAAAGGCTGCGTTTCACCAAGATGCACGGACTCGGAAACGACTTCGTCGTGATCGACGCGATCCGCCAGTCCGTACCCGTTGACCCGGACAAGCTACGACACATCGCCGACCGCCACTTCGGGGTGGGTTGTGACCAGATACTGATGGTCGAACCCGCTCGCCACCCGGGGCTCGACTTCCGCTACCGTATCTTCAACGCCGACGGGGGCGAGGTCGAGCAATGCGGCAATGGCGCGCGCTGTTTCGCGCGCTACGTCATCGATCAGGGTCTGACGCAGTCGCATATTCTCAACGTGGAGACCGCGGCCGGTGACATTCAGCTGCGGATCGAGGACGACGGTCGGGTCACCGTGGACATGGGACGCCCGCGTCTGGACCCGGCGCAGATACCCTTTGTCGCCCCGAAGCAGGCGAAGGTCTATCCTCTGTCAATCGGCGATGAGGCGCTGGAGATATCGGCGGTATCGATGGGAAACCCGCATGCCGTGGTCGTCGTCGAGGATCTAGACCGGGCGCCGGTCGCGCGGTGGGGACCCATGATCGAGCACCACACGCGCTTCCCTGCGCGGGTCAACGCAGGCTTCCTGCAGATCCTGCGTCGTGACCTGGTGCGATTGCGGGTCTACGAGCGCGGCGCCGGCGAGACTCTGGCCTGCGGCACCGGCGCCTGCGCGGCGGTGGTCGCCGGTAGGATTCGCGGCCTGCTGGACGCGCGTGTCGAGGTTTCGCTGCCCGGAGGCAGTCTGAGTATCGTCTGGGAAGACGAACGATCCCCGGTCATGATGACGGGTCCGGCTACCATCGTCTTCGAGGGAGTCATCGCCCTGTGA
- the uvrD gene encoding DNA helicase II, giving the protein MDVSSILEPLNDAQREAVTSPPAPVLVLAGAGSGKTRVLVHRIAWLCRVEGVSPYGVLAVTFTNKAAAEMRNRAEALMQTPPGGMWVGTFHGIAHRLLRAHWEEAGLPQSFQILDSEDQFRMIRRVLKGLELDEARWPPRQAQWFINARKDEGIRPGAIPDSGDYATQQWVRFYSAYQAACDRAGLVDFAELLLRAYELLRDRPELLGHYRRRFRHILVDEFQDTNTIQYAWLRLLSGGEIPVFAVGDDDQSIYGWRGARIENIQSFTRDFPGCLTVRLEENYRSTRTILDAANGLIRNNAERLGKTLRTSGDAGDPILLYVAYNERDEARYVAEKLLEMTGEGNLARSEFAVLYRSNAQSRVFEEAFLERGIPYRVYGGLRFFERAEIKDALAYLRLIVNHDDDASFERVVNRPTRGIGERTLAILRDRARERDLSLWRAAGEALTEHLLAARAAGAVRGFLSLIEVAAVRIAALPLAEQIDHAIAVSALKEHYEKEGAERGQARIENLQELVSAGSNFNFDPELHGDLPRLEAFLAHAALEAGEGQGSEGEDCVQLMTLHSAKGLEFPVIVMSGMEEGVFPHRMSAEEPGRLEEERRLCYVGITRAKRQLILTCAETRRHYGTDQYNPPSSFLREIPSELIRDVRYGTMRTAGIAGGGVRETGDSELRVGQRVLHNNFGEGVVLGAEGAGRSARVQVNFENVGAKWLVLEYAGLQQI; this is encoded by the coding sequence ATGGACGTTTCCTCGATCCTGGAACCCCTGAACGACGCACAGCGAGAGGCCGTGACCTCGCCGCCCGCGCCCGTCCTGGTGCTCGCCGGGGCGGGTAGCGGCAAGACCCGGGTGCTGGTTCACCGCATCGCCTGGCTCTGCCGGGTGGAGGGGGTCTCTCCCTACGGGGTCCTCGCCGTCACCTTTACCAACAAGGCCGCTGCGGAGATGCGCAACCGCGCCGAGGCGCTGATGCAGACACCTCCCGGCGGCATGTGGGTGGGCACCTTCCACGGCATCGCGCACCGCCTGCTGCGCGCGCACTGGGAGGAGGCCGGGCTCCCGCAGTCGTTCCAGATCCTCGATTCCGAGGATCAGTTCCGCATGATCCGTCGGGTCCTGAAGGGACTGGAGCTCGACGAGGCACGCTGGCCTCCGAGGCAGGCCCAGTGGTTCATCAACGCGCGCAAGGACGAAGGGATACGACCCGGTGCGATTCCCGACAGCGGCGACTATGCCACGCAACAGTGGGTCCGGTTCTACAGCGCATACCAGGCCGCCTGCGACCGGGCCGGTCTGGTGGATTTCGCCGAGCTGCTGCTCCGGGCGTACGAGTTGCTTCGGGATCGGCCAGAACTGCTGGGGCACTACCGCAGGCGCTTCCGCCACATCCTCGTCGACGAGTTCCAGGACACCAACACCATCCAGTACGCCTGGCTGAGGCTGCTGTCCGGGGGTGAGATCCCGGTCTTCGCGGTCGGCGACGACGACCAGTCGATCTACGGCTGGCGCGGCGCTCGGATCGAGAACATCCAGTCGTTTACGCGTGACTTTCCCGGCTGTCTGACCGTCCGCCTGGAGGAGAACTACCGTTCCACCCGAACGATTCTGGACGCCGCCAACGGTCTGATCCGAAACAACGCCGAGCGGCTGGGCAAGACGCTCCGGACCAGCGGGGATGCTGGTGATCCCATCCTGCTTTACGTGGCTTACAACGAGCGCGACGAGGCGCGATACGTCGCCGAAAAGCTGCTCGAAATGACCGGCGAGGGCAACCTCGCCCGCAGCGAGTTCGCGGTGCTGTATCGGTCCAACGCCCAGTCCCGGGTATTCGAGGAGGCGTTTCTCGAACGGGGGATCCCCTACCGGGTCTACGGCGGGCTGCGCTTCTTCGAACGCGCGGAAATCAAGGACGCCCTGGCCTATCTCAGGCTGATCGTGAACCACGATGACGACGCCTCATTCGAACGGGTGGTCAACCGCCCCACCCGGGGGATCGGCGAGCGGACACTGGCGATACTCAGGGACCGGGCCCGCGAACGTGACCTGAGCCTGTGGCGGGCCGCCGGCGAGGCGCTTACCGAACATCTCCTGGCGGCGCGGGCAGCCGGCGCGGTGCGCGGGTTTCTTTCCCTGATCGAGGTCGCTGCCGTGCGCATCGCCGCCCTGCCGCTCGCCGAACAGATCGATCACGCCATTGCGGTCAGCGCGCTGAAGGAGCACTACGAAAAGGAAGGGGCCGAGCGCGGGCAGGCACGCATCGAGAACCTCCAGGAACTGGTCTCGGCGGGCAGCAACTTCAATTTCGACCCCGAGCTGCACGGCGACCTGCCGCGCCTGGAGGCATTTCTCGCGCACGCCGCACTGGAGGCCGGCGAGGGACAGGGCAGTGAGGGCGAGGACTGTGTGCAGCTCATGACCCTGCACTCCGCCAAGGGCCTCGAGTTTCCCGTGATCGTGATGTCGGGCATGGAAGAGGGCGTGTTTCCCCACCGGATGTCAGCCGAGGAGCCGGGCCGTCTCGAGGAGGAGCGCCGGCTATGCTATGTCGGCATCACCCGCGCGAAACGGCAACTGATCCTGACCTGTGCCGAGACGAGGCGACATTACGGGACCGATCAGTACAACCCCCCGTCGAGCTTCTTGAGGGAAATCCCGTCGGAGCTGATTCGAGACGTTCGATACGGCACGATGCGTACCGCCGGGATTGCCGGTGGTGGCGTACGCGAGACGGGAGACAGCGAACTCAGGGTGGGGCAGCGCGTGTTGCACAACAATTTCGGCGAGGGGGTCGTGCTCGGCGCCGAAGGGGCGGGTCGTAGCGCCCGGGTCCAGGTGAATTTCGAGAAT
- the ubiB gene encoding ubiquinone biosynthesis regulatory protein kinase UbiB, with protein sequence MLRPAQVLRLAHINIVLLRHGLDEVVFAIHLFRPVRFLMYLAPWHWFRRNRQPRAVRIRLALEDLGPIYVKFGQMLSTRRDLLPDDIADELARLQDRVPPFPGVQAREVIERAYGKPVGEVFAQFDERPLASASIAQVHPAVLNDGTQVVIKVLRPNVEPVIRRDIGLMYVIAGLAERYWRDGKRLRPREVVAEYEKTILDELDLMREAGNASQLRRNFAGSPDLYIPDVYWPYVRKEVMVMERIEGVPIADMAQLRERGVDFKKLSARGVEIFFTQVFRHNFFHADMHPGNIFISYDHPEDPQYMAVDFGIVGTLSQADRRYLAENLMAFFNRDYARVAELHLESGWVPRETRVDEFESAIRTVCEPIFQRPISEISLGHFLLKLFQTARRFNMEVQPQLVLLQKTLLAIEGLGRQLDPELDLWQTAKPFLERWMSEQIGVRALIQGLRTQLPRVAERLPEMPELIYSLVRRAEAGEVRSEWFGAELRALREELARANRRTLMVVSGALALVVALLLLK encoded by the coding sequence ATGCTGCGACCCGCACAGGTTCTGCGTCTGGCGCATATCAACATCGTGTTGCTGAGGCATGGGCTGGACGAGGTGGTGTTCGCCATCCACCTGTTTCGCCCGGTGCGGTTCCTGATGTACCTGGCGCCTTGGCACTGGTTCCGTCGTAACCGGCAACCACGCGCGGTGCGAATCCGTCTGGCACTGGAAGACCTGGGACCAATCTACGTCAAGTTCGGACAGATGCTGTCCACACGCCGTGACCTCCTGCCGGACGACATCGCCGACGAACTGGCCCGCCTGCAGGACCGCGTCCCTCCCTTCCCCGGCGTGCAGGCCCGAGAGGTCATCGAGAGGGCCTATGGTAAGCCGGTCGGCGAGGTGTTCGCGCAATTCGACGAGCGCCCGCTGGCCTCGGCCTCCATCGCCCAGGTCCATCCCGCGGTGCTGAATGACGGGACGCAGGTCGTCATCAAGGTCCTGCGCCCCAATGTCGAACCGGTCATCCGACGGGACATCGGTTTGATGTATGTGATCGCCGGGCTCGCCGAGCGCTACTGGCGCGATGGCAAGCGACTCAGGCCCCGCGAGGTCGTCGCCGAGTACGAAAAGACCATCCTCGACGAGCTCGATCTGATGCGCGAAGCCGGCAACGCCAGTCAGCTGCGCCGCAACTTCGCAGGGTCCCCGGACCTGTATATCCCCGATGTCTACTGGCCATACGTGCGCAAGGAGGTCATGGTGATGGAACGTATCGAAGGCGTGCCCATCGCCGACATGGCGCAGTTGCGCGAGCGTGGAGTCGACTTCAAGAAGCTCTCGGCGCGGGGTGTCGAGATCTTCTTCACCCAGGTCTTCCGGCACAATTTCTTTCACGCCGACATGCACCCGGGGAACATCTTCATCTCCTACGATCACCCCGAGGACCCCCAGTACATGGCGGTGGACTTCGGCATCGTCGGGACGCTTTCGCAGGCCGACCGGCGCTATCTGGCCGAGAACCTGATGGCGTTCTTCAATCGGGACTATGCGCGCGTCGCCGAGCTGCACCTGGAGTCCGGGTGGGTGCCGCGCGAGACCCGGGTCGACGAGTTCGAATCCGCCATCCGCACGGTGTGCGAACCGATCTTCCAGCGACCGATCAGCGAGATCTCGCTGGGCCACTTCCTGCTGAAGCTCTTTCAGACCGCACGGCGCTTCAACATGGAGGTTCAGCCGCAGCTCGTCCTGTTGCAGAAGACGCTGCTGGCCATCGAGGGCCTGGGACGCCAGCTCGATCCCGAACTCGATCTGTGGCAGACAGCGAAGCCCTTCCTCGAGCGCTGGATGAGCGAGCAGATCGGCGTGCGGGCCCTGATCCAGGGGCTGCGCACGCAGTTGCCTCGCGTCGCCGAACGCCTGCCCGAGATGCCTGAACTGATCTACTCGCTGGTGCGAAGGGCCGAAGCGGGTGAGGTGCGCTCGGAGTGGTTCGGCGCCGAACTGCGGGCCCTGCGCGAGGAACTCGCGCGCGCCAACCGCCGCACACTCATGGTCGTTAGCGGGGCGCTGGCGCTGGTGGTTGCCCTGCTCCTACTCAAGTAG